In the candidate division WOR-3 bacterium genome, GGAAGTGCCAAGGGTTAATCCCAAATTGGGAAGGGAAATTTTCCAAAACCTCTTTTTCGCCAATCAAAAGGGTTATCTCCTCTCCCTCCATGATATCTCGGAAGGGGGGATTGGCATAGCAATTGCCGAGATGTGTATCTGGGGGAAGATTGGTGCCGAGATTTCCCTTTCTGAGATTCCGGGGAGAGAGAAGATTAAGCGGAAAGACTTTCTCCTCTTTGCCGAATCCAATACCCGCTTTCTCTGCGAGGTGAAGAGAGAGAAGGAGGAGGATTTTAAGAAATTATTTGCCCATCTGCCCTTTGCCCAAATTGGTCGGGTGGGTGGTGATAAACTCTCCATCAATGATAATAAGAATCTCATCTCCCTGCCCGTGGCAAAACTTGCTCCTGTTTGGAGTGATTCTCTAACCCGCCTCCTGAGGTATTGACAAATTAAAAAATTATTGTATAATAATATAATAAATAAAAAGTGGAAAAGAGAAAGAGGGTCCCGGTCAGGATGAATTTCTTCCTTCCTCCTTCCGTCAAGCATCCTCCCGAAATTCTCCGGCCGGGACCATTCCCTATTGCTCTTCGGAAAATTTTTTTTATAATCATCTATGAGTGAAAATAAGAAGATTATTTTTAGCGAAGATGCCCCAAAACCAATCGGACCCTATAGTCAGGGGATAAAGATCGGAAACTTCCTCTTTACCGCCGGTCAGATTGCTATTGACCCAAAAACGAACGAACTGATAAAGGGTGATATTAAAGAGGAGACGCGGCGGGTCTTAGAAAACTTAAAGGCGATTTTGACCCAAGAGGGATTTTCCTTAAAGGATGTGATTAAGGTCAATATCTATTTGGTTGATCTCTCTCACTTCCCCCAGGTGAATGAAGTATATAGTGAATACTTTAAGGAAGATTTCCCCGTGCGCACCACGGTTGGCGTCGCCTCCCTACCAAAAGGGGCAAGAATTGAGATTGACCTCCTCGCCTATCGCTAACTATGGAGACTTTGATTTTGGGGGTTGGTAATCCT is a window encoding:
- a CDS encoding RidA family protein, which translates into the protein MSENKKIIFSEDAPKPIGPYSQGIKIGNFLFTAGQIAIDPKTNELIKGDIKEETRRVLENLKAILTQEGFSLKDVIKVNIYLVDLSHFPQVNEVYSEYFKEDFPVRTTVGVASLPKGARIEIDLLAYR